One Euphorbia lathyris chromosome 1, ddEupLath1.1, whole genome shotgun sequence DNA segment encodes these proteins:
- the LOC136210870 gene encoding uncharacterized protein isoform X1, which yields MKCRSVACIWSGSPPIHRVTATAVLNQPPTLYTGGSDGSILWWNLSSSDSKSEIKPVAMLCGHAAPIADLAICSPVVVSGDDKEKHNLSNASETSVSDTRGALISVCADGVLCVWSRSSGHCRRRRKLPPWVGSPSIVRTMPTSSRYVCIGCCSSDATYLSNHHFVNSFEGDEASADNEFHHRKPTKCTVIIVDTYSLTIVQTVFHGNSAIGPLKFMDVVLLGEDGEKHSVFMADLHGRVQLVPILNDSDGEVASELHQNSQLHIWGNGMSGGQIVSIATSGNFIALVLKDCCIFRLLSSDAIIGEVSLVDSLLLNSDNSTQLSVIGAFFFGSGGDAEKLQTSQEPYEHIEENLALWNTAGSAVVYSISYLNDLFKCEALCQIPAASHPGDARLQVSFSHSKNKFLRIESVCFDSEEPLRWNTHVTIWSLCQKHENNEKLSQCNFFGRSDLLADWISNSSLPNQVSDHAGRNMAISCPRNSFSSSGTESSKRAVGENYSSTHEGRTVTASMVISENLFLPYAIVYGFFNGDIKVVRFGMILGLDSLERSPRYDVNSHASGQYITGHTGAVLCLAAHQMLGTAQGRSFKQVLVSGSMDSTIRIWDLDSCSLITVMHQHVAPVRQIIFPPAQTERPWSDCFLSVGEDSCVSLTSLETLRVERMFPGHPSYPEKVMWDGTNGYIACHCPSYSRTADVDALYIWDVKTGAQERVLRGTASHSMLDHFCKGISANSVSGAILNGNTSVSSLVLPIIEDGGSSQSHINHLENRVTLSAEADMLDPTTSKAPSSKRNSAATAPSFLQNSKNPIRCTCPFPGIATLTFDLASLMFSSQKHEPIANMTSKLENTNVNEQGSNSQSPHQGRLDDTSHKNGISTDTPEVDDWIRSLEKLLLRFSLSFLHFWNFESQLDKVLMTDMELRKPENFILSSGLQGDKGSLTLIFPGLSSNLELWKSSSEFSAMRSLTMVSIAQRMISLSSSSSVASRDLAAFYTRNFAHQLPDVKPPLLQLLVSFWQDESEHVRMAARSLFHCSASRAIPSPLCGQRAIDHAKLLRSLSEGGKSEGDTSKVGVSSNGSHDIPSCEGEYSKLGVSSNGLSSEVSPESQGIVQKESSDEPCKTQGVTEAEESKILAWLESFEVPDWISCVGGTSQDAMTSHIIVAAALAIWYPSLVKPSLAMLVVHPLIKLVMAMNGKYSSTAAELLAEGMEGTWKACICSEIPHLIADIFFQIECVSGQSAISSGQYPAVPSSIREILVDILLPSLAMADILGFLSVIESQIWSTASDSPVHVVSLTTVIRVIRGSPRYLAQYLDKVVNFILHTMDPGNSVMRKTCRQSSMTALKEVVRVFPMVALNDSSTRLAVGDAIGGFNNASISVYDMLSVTKVKVLDASGPPGLPALLSGASESAVTTVISALSFSPDGEGLVAFSEHGLMMRWWSLESVWWEKLSRNLAPVPCTKLILVPPWEGFSPNSSRSSVMASIMGPDRPTNLQENARGSSCPDNLKTLLQNLDLSYRLEWVGDRKVLLSSHGMELGTFPL from the exons ATGAAGTGCCGATCCGTTGCGTGTATTTGGTCAGGGTCACCTCCGATTCATAGGGTCACCGCCACTGCGGTGCTGAACCAACCACCGACCTTATACACTGGTGGATCCGATGGCTCCATTCTCTGGTGGAACCTCTCTTCTTCCGATTCTAAATCG GAGATCAAACCAGTGGCTATGCTGTGTGGTCATGCAGCACCGATAGCTGATCTTGCAATCTGTTCACCTGTGGTAGTTTCAGGAGATgataaagaaaaacacaatttaAGCAATGCTTCTGAGACCTCAGTCTCCGATACACGTGGAGCTTTGATAAGTGTTTGTGCTGATGGTGTTTTGTGTGTTTGGAGTAGAAGTAGTGGACACTGTCGACGCAGAAGAAAGCTCCCACCTTGGGTTGGCAGTCCATCTATTGTTCGTACAATGCCCACTAGCTCTAGATATGTATGCATAGGCTGTTGTTCTAGTGATGCTACTTATTTGTCTAATCATCATTTTGTTAATTCTTTTGAGGGGGATGAGGCTTCAGCAGATAACGAATTTCACCATAGAAAACCCACAAAATGCACTGTCATAATTGTTGATACTTATAGTCTTACTATTGTGCAAACTGTTTTCCATGGGAATTCAGCAATTGGGCCATTGAAGTTTATGGATGTAGTTTTGTTGGGTGAGGATGGGGAAAAACATTCTGTTTTCATGGCAGATTTGCATGGTAGGGTGCAATTGGTTCCAATATTAAATGACTCCGATGGTGAGGTGGCGAGTGAATTGCATCAGAATTCTCAGTTGCACATCTGGGGAAATGGGATGAGTGGAGGACAAATTGTTTCAATTGCAACCAGTGGTAACTTTATAGCTCTTGTGCTGAAAGATTGCTGCATTTTTAGGCTTTTGTCCAGTGATGCTATTATAGGAGAAGTTTCTTTGGTAGACAGTCTTCTTCTCAACAGTGACAATTCTACACAATTAAGTGTAATTGGGGCGTTCTTTTTTGGAAGTGGTGGTGATGCTGAAAAATTGCAGACTTCCCAAGAACCATATGAGCATATTGAGGAAAACTTAGCTTTGTGGAATACTGCAGGTTCTGCAGTTGTATATTCTATATCATATTTGAACGATTTATTTAAATGTGAAGCTCTTTGTCAGATTCCTGCTGCTTCTCATCCTGGTGATGCAAGACTACAAGTTTCTTTCAGTcattctaaaaataaatttctcCGAATTGAATCAGTTTGCTTTGATAGTGAAGAGCCTTTACGATGGAATACCCATGTTACAATATGGTCTTTATgtcaaaaacatgaaaacaatgAGAAACTGTCTCAATGCAATTTTTTTGGACGAAGTGATTTATTGGCTGACTGGATCTCAAACTCTAGTCTGCCCAATCAAGTCAGTGATCATGCTGGCAGAAACATGGCAATATCTTGTCCTCGGAATTCGTTCTCCAGTTCAGGCACTGAAAGTAGTAAACGTGCTGTTGGTGAAAATTACAGTTCTACACATGAAGGACGAACTGTAACTGCTTCCATGGTTATTTCTGAAAATCTTTTTCTTCCTTATGCTATTGTATATGGTTTCTTCAATGGAGATATTAAGGTTGTGCGCTTTGGTATGATTCTGGGATTGGATTCCCTTGAAAGAAGTCCTCGGTATGATGTAAATTCCCATGCGTCTGGACAATATATTACGGGTCACACGGGTGCTGTACTATGTTTGGCAGCACACCAGATGTTGGGTACAGCACAAGGACGGAGTTTCAAACAGGTTTTAGTTTCTGGAAGCATGGATTCCACAATTCGCATTTGGGATCTTGACAGTTGCAGTCTCATAACAGTCATGCACCAACATGTAGCACCAGTTCGCCAGATAATCTTTCCCCCTGCCCAGACTGAACGCCCATGGAGTGATTGCTTTCTCTCTGTTGGGGAGGACTCATGTGTTTCTCTTACTTCCCTTGAAACTTTGCGAGTAGAAAGAATGTTTCCTGGGCACCCTAGCTATCCTGAAAAAGTTATGTGGGATGGTACAAATGGTTACATTGCATGTCATTGCCCGAGCTATTCCCGGACAGCTGATGTTGATGCTTTATACATTTGGGATGTAAAGACAGGAGCTCAAGAGAGGGTACTTCGTGGAACTGCTTCTCATTCTATGTTGGATCACTTCTGTAAAGGCATCAGTGCTAATTCCGTATCAGGTGCAATATTAAATGGAAATACTTCTGTGTCCTCGTTGGTACTACCAATAATTGAAGATGGAGGCTCTTCTCAATCCCATATAAATCATTTAGAGAACAGAGTCACCTTGTCAGCTGAAGCAGATATGTTAGACCCCACTACTTCTAAAGCACCGAGTTCAAAGAGAAATTCTGCTGCAACTGCACCATCTTTCCTACAAAACAGCAAGAATCCCATAAGATGCACTTGTCCATTCCCCGGGATTGCTACTCTCACTTTTGACCTTGCATCATTGATGTTTTCTTCTCAGAAGCATGAGCCTATAGCAAATATGACCAGTAAACTGGAGAACACCAATGTGAATGAACAAGGATCTAATTCCCAAAGTCCCCACCAAGGTCGTCTTGATGATACTTCTCATAAAAATGGAATCTCAACTGATACCCCTGAGGTGGATGACTGGATCAGGTCACTGGAAAAATTATTGCTTAGATTTAGTTTATCCTTCTTACATTTTTGGAATTTTGAGAGCCAGCTGGATAAGGTGCTAATGACAGACATGGAGCTGAGGAAACCAgagaattttattttatcttctggTTTGCAAGGGGACAAAGGATCTTTGACACTAATATTTCCTGGTTTGAGCTCTAATCTCGAG TTATGGAAATCATCATCAGAATTTTCTGCTATGAGATCATTGACGATGGTCTCTATTGCTCAACGAATGATTAGCTTGTCTTCATCCAGCTCAGTGGCCAGCAG AGATCTTGCAGCATTTTATACTCGGAACTTTGCACACCAACTGCCAGATGTGAAACCACCTTTACTCCAG cTTTTGGTGAGTTTCTGGCAAGATGAAAGTGAGCATGTGCGTATGGCTGCTCGCAGTTTATTCCACTGTTCAGCTTCACGGGCAATTCCATCACCTCTGTGTGGTCAGAGAGCAATTGATCATGCAAAACTTCTGAGATCTCTTAGTGAAGGTGGAAAAAGTGAAGGTGATACTTCAAAAGTTGGAGTATCTAGTAATGGATCACATGATATTCCTTCTTGTGAAGGTGAATATTCAAAATTAGGAGTATCTTCCAATGGTTTGTCTTCTGAAGTCTCACCTGAATCACAAGGAATAGTTCAAAAAGAATCTTCTGACGAGCCATGTAAAACACAAGGGGTCACTGAGGCAGAAGAATCTAAAATACTTGCTTGGCTAGAGTCATTTGAAGTGCCAGACTGGATTTCATGTGTTGGAGGGACAAGTCAAGATGCCATGACATCCCATATCATTGTTGCAGCTGCATTGGCCATATGGTATCCTAGTCTTGTGAAACCGAGTCTTGCCATGTTGGTAGTCCATCCCTTAATAAAGTTGGTTATGGCTATGAATGGAAAGTACAGTTCTACTGCTGCAGAGCTCCTCGCAGAAGGTATGGAGGGTACATGGAAGGCATGCATATGTTCTGAAATACCTCATCTGATTGCAGATATATTCTTTCAAATAGAATGTGTTAGCGGCCAGTCTGCAATCTCATCTGGGCAATATCCAGCTGTACCATCTTCCATTCGAGAAATTTTAGTTGACATTCTTCTTCCAAGTTTAGCAATGGCTGATATTCTAGGCTTCTTAAGTGTTATAGAAAGCCAGATCTGGTCTACTGCATCTGACTCACCTGTTCATGTGGTATCTTTGACAACCGTAATCAGGGTTATCCGAGGTTCTCCAAGATATTTGGCGCAGTACCTTGATAAG GTGGTTAACTTCATATTACACACCATGGATCCTGGCAACTCAGTCATGCGCAAAACTTGCCGTCAGAGTTCAATGACAGCTTTGAAGGAAGTTGTACGTGTATTTCCTATGGTAGCCTTGAATGACTCATCTACCAGAttggctgttggagatgctatTGGGGGGTTTAATAATGCCAGCATTTCAGTATATGACATGCTAAG TGTGACAAAAGTAAAGGTTTTGGATGCAAGTGGACCTCCTGGACTTCCAGCTTTGCTTTCAGGAGCATCAGAATCAGCTGTGACCACAGTGATTTCTGCTTTGAGCTTTTCCCCTGATGGAGAG GGGCTGGTTGCTTTTTCTGAGCATGGTTTGATGATGAGATGGTGGTCACTGGAATCTGTGTGGTGGGAGAAACTGAGCCGAAACCTTGCTCCTGTTCCATGTACCAAACTGATACTTGTTCCTCCTTGGGAAGGATTTTCTCCCAATTCTTCTAGGTCTAGTGTGATGGCAAGCATAATGGGACCTGACAGACCCACCAATTTGCAG GAGAATGCTAGGGGTTCGAGTTGCCCCGACAATCTGAAAACCCTACTTCAGAATCTTGATCTCTCTTACCGGCTAGAATGGGTTGGTGATCGGAAAGTACTTCTTTCTAGTCATGGTATGGAGTTGGGCACATTCCCTTTATAA
- the LOC136210870 gene encoding uncharacterized protein isoform X2: MLCGHAAPIADLAICSPVVVSGDDKEKHNLSNASETSVSDTRGALISVCADGVLCVWSRSSGHCRRRRKLPPWVGSPSIVRTMPTSSRYVCIGCCSSDATYLSNHHFVNSFEGDEASADNEFHHRKPTKCTVIIVDTYSLTIVQTVFHGNSAIGPLKFMDVVLLGEDGEKHSVFMADLHGRVQLVPILNDSDGEVASELHQNSQLHIWGNGMSGGQIVSIATSGNFIALVLKDCCIFRLLSSDAIIGEVSLVDSLLLNSDNSTQLSVIGAFFFGSGGDAEKLQTSQEPYEHIEENLALWNTAGSAVVYSISYLNDLFKCEALCQIPAASHPGDARLQVSFSHSKNKFLRIESVCFDSEEPLRWNTHVTIWSLCQKHENNEKLSQCNFFGRSDLLADWISNSSLPNQVSDHAGRNMAISCPRNSFSSSGTESSKRAVGENYSSTHEGRTVTASMVISENLFLPYAIVYGFFNGDIKVVRFGMILGLDSLERSPRYDVNSHASGQYITGHTGAVLCLAAHQMLGTAQGRSFKQVLVSGSMDSTIRIWDLDSCSLITVMHQHVAPVRQIIFPPAQTERPWSDCFLSVGEDSCVSLTSLETLRVERMFPGHPSYPEKVMWDGTNGYIACHCPSYSRTADVDALYIWDVKTGAQERVLRGTASHSMLDHFCKGISANSVSGAILNGNTSVSSLVLPIIEDGGSSQSHINHLENRVTLSAEADMLDPTTSKAPSSKRNSAATAPSFLQNSKNPIRCTCPFPGIATLTFDLASLMFSSQKHEPIANMTSKLENTNVNEQGSNSQSPHQGRLDDTSHKNGISTDTPEVDDWIRSLEKLLLRFSLSFLHFWNFESQLDKVLMTDMELRKPENFILSSGLQGDKGSLTLIFPGLSSNLELWKSSSEFSAMRSLTMVSIAQRMISLSSSSSVASRDLAAFYTRNFAHQLPDVKPPLLQLLVSFWQDESEHVRMAARSLFHCSASRAIPSPLCGQRAIDHAKLLRSLSEGGKSEGDTSKVGVSSNGSHDIPSCEGEYSKLGVSSNGLSSEVSPESQGIVQKESSDEPCKTQGVTEAEESKILAWLESFEVPDWISCVGGTSQDAMTSHIIVAAALAIWYPSLVKPSLAMLVVHPLIKLVMAMNGKYSSTAAELLAEGMEGTWKACICSEIPHLIADIFFQIECVSGQSAISSGQYPAVPSSIREILVDILLPSLAMADILGFLSVIESQIWSTASDSPVHVVSLTTVIRVIRGSPRYLAQYLDKVVNFILHTMDPGNSVMRKTCRQSSMTALKEVVRVFPMVALNDSSTRLAVGDAIGGFNNASISVYDMLSVTKVKVLDASGPPGLPALLSGASESAVTTVISALSFSPDGEGLVAFSEHGLMMRWWSLESVWWEKLSRNLAPVPCTKLILVPPWEGFSPNSSRSSVMASIMGPDRPTNLQENARGSSCPDNLKTLLQNLDLSYRLEWVGDRKVLLSSHGMELGTFPL; the protein is encoded by the exons ATGCTGTGTGGTCATGCAGCACCGATAGCTGATCTTGCAATCTGTTCACCTGTGGTAGTTTCAGGAGATgataaagaaaaacacaatttaAGCAATGCTTCTGAGACCTCAGTCTCCGATACACGTGGAGCTTTGATAAGTGTTTGTGCTGATGGTGTTTTGTGTGTTTGGAGTAGAAGTAGTGGACACTGTCGACGCAGAAGAAAGCTCCCACCTTGGGTTGGCAGTCCATCTATTGTTCGTACAATGCCCACTAGCTCTAGATATGTATGCATAGGCTGTTGTTCTAGTGATGCTACTTATTTGTCTAATCATCATTTTGTTAATTCTTTTGAGGGGGATGAGGCTTCAGCAGATAACGAATTTCACCATAGAAAACCCACAAAATGCACTGTCATAATTGTTGATACTTATAGTCTTACTATTGTGCAAACTGTTTTCCATGGGAATTCAGCAATTGGGCCATTGAAGTTTATGGATGTAGTTTTGTTGGGTGAGGATGGGGAAAAACATTCTGTTTTCATGGCAGATTTGCATGGTAGGGTGCAATTGGTTCCAATATTAAATGACTCCGATGGTGAGGTGGCGAGTGAATTGCATCAGAATTCTCAGTTGCACATCTGGGGAAATGGGATGAGTGGAGGACAAATTGTTTCAATTGCAACCAGTGGTAACTTTATAGCTCTTGTGCTGAAAGATTGCTGCATTTTTAGGCTTTTGTCCAGTGATGCTATTATAGGAGAAGTTTCTTTGGTAGACAGTCTTCTTCTCAACAGTGACAATTCTACACAATTAAGTGTAATTGGGGCGTTCTTTTTTGGAAGTGGTGGTGATGCTGAAAAATTGCAGACTTCCCAAGAACCATATGAGCATATTGAGGAAAACTTAGCTTTGTGGAATACTGCAGGTTCTGCAGTTGTATATTCTATATCATATTTGAACGATTTATTTAAATGTGAAGCTCTTTGTCAGATTCCTGCTGCTTCTCATCCTGGTGATGCAAGACTACAAGTTTCTTTCAGTcattctaaaaataaatttctcCGAATTGAATCAGTTTGCTTTGATAGTGAAGAGCCTTTACGATGGAATACCCATGTTACAATATGGTCTTTATgtcaaaaacatgaaaacaatgAGAAACTGTCTCAATGCAATTTTTTTGGACGAAGTGATTTATTGGCTGACTGGATCTCAAACTCTAGTCTGCCCAATCAAGTCAGTGATCATGCTGGCAGAAACATGGCAATATCTTGTCCTCGGAATTCGTTCTCCAGTTCAGGCACTGAAAGTAGTAAACGTGCTGTTGGTGAAAATTACAGTTCTACACATGAAGGACGAACTGTAACTGCTTCCATGGTTATTTCTGAAAATCTTTTTCTTCCTTATGCTATTGTATATGGTTTCTTCAATGGAGATATTAAGGTTGTGCGCTTTGGTATGATTCTGGGATTGGATTCCCTTGAAAGAAGTCCTCGGTATGATGTAAATTCCCATGCGTCTGGACAATATATTACGGGTCACACGGGTGCTGTACTATGTTTGGCAGCACACCAGATGTTGGGTACAGCACAAGGACGGAGTTTCAAACAGGTTTTAGTTTCTGGAAGCATGGATTCCACAATTCGCATTTGGGATCTTGACAGTTGCAGTCTCATAACAGTCATGCACCAACATGTAGCACCAGTTCGCCAGATAATCTTTCCCCCTGCCCAGACTGAACGCCCATGGAGTGATTGCTTTCTCTCTGTTGGGGAGGACTCATGTGTTTCTCTTACTTCCCTTGAAACTTTGCGAGTAGAAAGAATGTTTCCTGGGCACCCTAGCTATCCTGAAAAAGTTATGTGGGATGGTACAAATGGTTACATTGCATGTCATTGCCCGAGCTATTCCCGGACAGCTGATGTTGATGCTTTATACATTTGGGATGTAAAGACAGGAGCTCAAGAGAGGGTACTTCGTGGAACTGCTTCTCATTCTATGTTGGATCACTTCTGTAAAGGCATCAGTGCTAATTCCGTATCAGGTGCAATATTAAATGGAAATACTTCTGTGTCCTCGTTGGTACTACCAATAATTGAAGATGGAGGCTCTTCTCAATCCCATATAAATCATTTAGAGAACAGAGTCACCTTGTCAGCTGAAGCAGATATGTTAGACCCCACTACTTCTAAAGCACCGAGTTCAAAGAGAAATTCTGCTGCAACTGCACCATCTTTCCTACAAAACAGCAAGAATCCCATAAGATGCACTTGTCCATTCCCCGGGATTGCTACTCTCACTTTTGACCTTGCATCATTGATGTTTTCTTCTCAGAAGCATGAGCCTATAGCAAATATGACCAGTAAACTGGAGAACACCAATGTGAATGAACAAGGATCTAATTCCCAAAGTCCCCACCAAGGTCGTCTTGATGATACTTCTCATAAAAATGGAATCTCAACTGATACCCCTGAGGTGGATGACTGGATCAGGTCACTGGAAAAATTATTGCTTAGATTTAGTTTATCCTTCTTACATTTTTGGAATTTTGAGAGCCAGCTGGATAAGGTGCTAATGACAGACATGGAGCTGAGGAAACCAgagaattttattttatcttctggTTTGCAAGGGGACAAAGGATCTTTGACACTAATATTTCCTGGTTTGAGCTCTAATCTCGAG TTATGGAAATCATCATCAGAATTTTCTGCTATGAGATCATTGACGATGGTCTCTATTGCTCAACGAATGATTAGCTTGTCTTCATCCAGCTCAGTGGCCAGCAG AGATCTTGCAGCATTTTATACTCGGAACTTTGCACACCAACTGCCAGATGTGAAACCACCTTTACTCCAG cTTTTGGTGAGTTTCTGGCAAGATGAAAGTGAGCATGTGCGTATGGCTGCTCGCAGTTTATTCCACTGTTCAGCTTCACGGGCAATTCCATCACCTCTGTGTGGTCAGAGAGCAATTGATCATGCAAAACTTCTGAGATCTCTTAGTGAAGGTGGAAAAAGTGAAGGTGATACTTCAAAAGTTGGAGTATCTAGTAATGGATCACATGATATTCCTTCTTGTGAAGGTGAATATTCAAAATTAGGAGTATCTTCCAATGGTTTGTCTTCTGAAGTCTCACCTGAATCACAAGGAATAGTTCAAAAAGAATCTTCTGACGAGCCATGTAAAACACAAGGGGTCACTGAGGCAGAAGAATCTAAAATACTTGCTTGGCTAGAGTCATTTGAAGTGCCAGACTGGATTTCATGTGTTGGAGGGACAAGTCAAGATGCCATGACATCCCATATCATTGTTGCAGCTGCATTGGCCATATGGTATCCTAGTCTTGTGAAACCGAGTCTTGCCATGTTGGTAGTCCATCCCTTAATAAAGTTGGTTATGGCTATGAATGGAAAGTACAGTTCTACTGCTGCAGAGCTCCTCGCAGAAGGTATGGAGGGTACATGGAAGGCATGCATATGTTCTGAAATACCTCATCTGATTGCAGATATATTCTTTCAAATAGAATGTGTTAGCGGCCAGTCTGCAATCTCATCTGGGCAATATCCAGCTGTACCATCTTCCATTCGAGAAATTTTAGTTGACATTCTTCTTCCAAGTTTAGCAATGGCTGATATTCTAGGCTTCTTAAGTGTTATAGAAAGCCAGATCTGGTCTACTGCATCTGACTCACCTGTTCATGTGGTATCTTTGACAACCGTAATCAGGGTTATCCGAGGTTCTCCAAGATATTTGGCGCAGTACCTTGATAAG GTGGTTAACTTCATATTACACACCATGGATCCTGGCAACTCAGTCATGCGCAAAACTTGCCGTCAGAGTTCAATGACAGCTTTGAAGGAAGTTGTACGTGTATTTCCTATGGTAGCCTTGAATGACTCATCTACCAGAttggctgttggagatgctatTGGGGGGTTTAATAATGCCAGCATTTCAGTATATGACATGCTAAG TGTGACAAAAGTAAAGGTTTTGGATGCAAGTGGACCTCCTGGACTTCCAGCTTTGCTTTCAGGAGCATCAGAATCAGCTGTGACCACAGTGATTTCTGCTTTGAGCTTTTCCCCTGATGGAGAG GGGCTGGTTGCTTTTTCTGAGCATGGTTTGATGATGAGATGGTGGTCACTGGAATCTGTGTGGTGGGAGAAACTGAGCCGAAACCTTGCTCCTGTTCCATGTACCAAACTGATACTTGTTCCTCCTTGGGAAGGATTTTCTCCCAATTCTTCTAGGTCTAGTGTGATGGCAAGCATAATGGGACCTGACAGACCCACCAATTTGCAG GAGAATGCTAGGGGTTCGAGTTGCCCCGACAATCTGAAAACCCTACTTCAGAATCTTGATCTCTCTTACCGGCTAGAATGGGTTGGTGATCGGAAAGTACTTCTTTCTAGTCATGGTATGGAGTTGGGCACATTCCCTTTATAA